The following is a genomic window from Bactrocera tryoni isolate S06 chromosome 2, CSIRO_BtryS06_freeze2, whole genome shotgun sequence.
AATTctcaaaatcagtgattttacGAAAGTTTCAGAGatcacttgacgtggtttgatcCATATTCCGATAGGTTATACCTTTAACAATAATGCactaaaaatcttaatttatgtatatctcTAACAGTTTTCCAGTTACAGTCTTCTAAAGAGCACTCGCTCAGCTCAATCAgctacatttttcaaatttgttggaGTGATGACGCGGAGACACATTATTGGatcacattttaataaaaaataatctaatttTGGCAGACCAAAATAACCACGTTAAATTTATTCTTTACAACGCCATTATTTTAGCAACTAGAGAATTGTTTTATGTTACAACCACGCAAAATAACTGTATCTAGCAGTGGAGGGCCTCTTTTAGCGTCAAGGAAATCGGGTTTGTCTTGAAAAGtatctaattttattatttgaaaattttaatttttggtatagACAAATATACcctcaaattttaaaacaattaataaagtatttttttgtataattcacAAAAgccgtttaattttttttttttagtcggtCACACTCTGATGGCATCTTAAAAACTAAATCTTTTAGCAATAAATAAGAAAACGAGtgttctaaatatatatatgcttaaataatattaaattatttcgcTTATATCGTGTTTTCATGACAAAATTAAATcttgcaatatattaaaaaatacaataatttcttcaatttttatttattatttttggaaaaaaagccGCATAGACAAGTtgcattttaacaaatttgaaaaaataataattataacaacGAGCTGATTTGCCATTCCAAAAGCGTAAAGCAGttggtaaaatataaaaacattttgaaatcagATATTTTTAACTGGCATAGCTTAGATGTGGTTTTAACATTACACTCGCATatcgaataattttttcatatttaagtcTCCTTATTTGTATCTTTAATAAGAGAGAATACTATAAAATTcatgtaatttatttctttttgcgcaatattatttataattttattctcTTATATGTATTACGTATTATATAATGGACAAATTACTTAAAATCCGCAAGTTTCTATAAAAGTATGTTGCAAAACGTTAGATGAATAAACTTCAGTGATCTTCAAGAAACAAAACCatttattaattcattaaaatCGATTTCGTATTGGTTAAAATGAAAAGTCAAAACTCCGACGGCAAAACGTGCGCAACCTCTtgaatgcaacaacaatgcaaataGCGACACTAAAGTTTTTTGAGTCTACCATGACAACATAAGAGTCCTAACACTTATTCACAGAAGTTATCAGCATAAataattctaattaaaaaactaaGGTGTTTTTAAGCTTCATAAGAACTACTTCTAGCTCAAAGTTTCACGCGAGTTTTGGCTGCCTACGCCTACTATACATGTTCGTAGGCATTATATGTATGCAGATGTAAATAAGTAAACACAcgttttgtatatatgtatgtagtaaccTGTATAACATGCTAACTAACATTTTAACGGCACTAAAGACCCAAAAATGTGAGCAATTTACAAGCGTACGCAACAATTTAGCAGCTTGAGTAGCGTCTACAACAATATAAGCACAAACAGCGCGACGCGACATCGTGTGGCATCACTGCACCAGCGTGCAACACGACTTGTTATGCCGACAACGCgctacataaaaataaaactggaAATTATAGTGCTTGTTTTTGTGCCTCATCGCGACTTGCATCGAAGCTGCTACTGTTGTGTTGTTGTGGCATTTGTTTTTGCCGCCGTTGTTGTACTGAAAGGCGTGATAAACGTGACAGTTTAATTGCAACCTTTTGGTCACTTAACCGAACGCAATGATTGCCGCTGACAGCAGCGCCGACGAGTGAGTGGAAACAAGTAGACGGGCAAACGGTATGAGAGCTGCTTCCTAACAAATAGTAAATGAGCGCGATCTCACGAACAGCGCAGCAATTTACTTGCGAGAACActaaattaacatttaatttattgtttactaaTGCAAAATGTTAAAGAGTGTGGCGCTCAGCGCACACTACGGCTCTACAAAACGCTCAATAGAGTGTGCTCAGTACATATTTTCCCAAAAGGTAACCCCATTTTAAGTGTTGCCATTGTGGCGTACGTCAAAGCAGCCCATTGATTGGTTATGCAACTCCAAAATTGAGCGAGAGCTGAGCGTTAAAGTTTCtaaaagcatttttctgctCCAACTTAGCTACAGAGAATAACCTGTTACGCTAGGTGTTATATACGCGCTCTTTGCCGCATTGCAAATTACACACCAAACGTGCCTTGGCAATGCACTTTTTCCTAACATGTCTGCCGACAGCAGCCATCCATTCATCCATCCATTAACAAACCGCTTGACAGCTGGTTGCCACAATTAGCActgtgcatatgtataaatgagaGAGTTAGGCTGTCACTGGCGCTGCCGTCGCACGTTGCTAAAGATCAAAgcacttatatatttttatggcgCATGCGATTTGATTGGACAAAAAGTACGCCATATTTGAAAATTACGCTATAGCGCTCTTGCTCGCACGCATCTATGCGCACTCGCTCACACTTACAGCTCCAAAAGGTTGCTTGCTCATTTCAGGTATTGAGAGAAACGGTAAATGTTGCCAAATTGTACTGAAGCAGGCGCTCTCTTGAAGAGTGTAATAGAGTTGGACGGCAGCGAAGCGCTCTTGCAACGAGCTAAGTCGCAGCACGACTAGCCAGTAGCTAAGCAAATTGTGTGTCACAGAAATTTCAGTTCGTGTTTGGCTTCCTTTGCGTTAAGACGTGTTTGAAAAGAAACTCGGAACGTGGCAAAGTAAATACACTTTGgctatacttatatataccCACAAGCAAATTTGATAGTCATAATAAACGGTTGTGTGCTCAAAAACAACaaggttgaaaaaaaaaaattataaaaacaaataaatatttcgaaattatcGAAATAATTTGTGTTCAGTCATTTTGTGTGGCGCtctaaaatacaaatttcaaaataaaagtgaactGAGCAGCGCCAAAgcattttgtgaataaaatttaaactttcgCTGCAAAGAATATACAAAGAGTTAGTGCTAACtagaaaacaataaattgtGCTCACCCAACTTAAATGCTGGATTACttgaaaaaaatcgttaaagTAGCTTAACAGCttgaaaactcaaacaaaaataaattgttggattaaccatcgCCACAACACCTCTACTAGCTGCTATAAGGCCAGCTACATCATTACTCCcattggattaaccatttttgtGGATTAGCTGTATTATTCAACCTCGTTATCCACGCTTTCTACACAACCTTTGGATTTGCGTAAAATGGTTGTTTTAGAAGGTGGCGGCGGTGTTGTTACCATTGGCAACAACCAATATCTGCAGCCCGACTATTTATCACCAATACCAACAACGGTGAgtttctgtcaaaaaaaaaataataaaataagaagataaaaaaaagttcTGTAAATTAggaagaaatggaaaaattattaacttgGTAATAAAGGCTGTTGTTGAAGCAGTTTTGGGGCCATTGAGCAAATGCTGAAATGTGTAGGGAACTGGTCAAAATTTTATGAGATTTAAAATGAGCTCGATATGCTTTTCATAActcaaaagaataaaaataaaacagatatactattttctttatttaggAAATTTTAACATGCTTTCTTAGTACCTAATGTAATCAAAtcagtaattttaaataaaatagaaatgatATTTGGcaagtttgaaaataaatgctTTTGAGTTTGAAACAAACCATTATcctaaaataaattatgcaagAAAAGAGAAACTTGTCGCATAAAAGTGAGGAAAAAGGAAAAAGTCTCCACTTTATGAAAGCGTAGAAAGAACAGTCAACCGAAGTCGATGTcgacataataaaatatattaaaaacttacaaaaagcaataaCTCTTCCAggtttaataatattaattaatattgcaataaaaaaatatttgataaattgAATATCCCAAAGTTTTAACCTATGAAGGAAATTTAAAcatgagaaaatataaaaaaattttcttaatgttGTTGTACATGTTATGCAATAAGCAAAAcgtattattaaattaaaagatataaaattttgttataatattaGACTCcagctaaaataaaataaaagaaaaaataaataaattgaacaaACTTTACCGAAAATTTGTTGGTTTCATACACAAAATGGAttcgaaaaaaataactaaaatttgatatgaaattgctaatatgaaaaatttaaaaaaattatttctgctGAAATAATAATCACACTTTTAAAACCACAGACTGCTAGTTGAATACGGTTCTTTCCTCAGTTCACAGTCGAAAATAGTTAATCGTCtcaaaaaccaaatatttctCTAAGCGCCACAGTTCCGCATCTAAGTTCGAGTGAGCCAAAAgttaattatttcatattttgcttttatatcCCAATATTAcaccttatttatttatttatttacttataaaaacatgtttaaagcgctcgtaaaagaaaatttaaaatatcataaaaaatgcaatcaaaattcgtggaaaaaacactgaaaacattaaatgaaatttatttttatgatcaTATCACCGATTTTATTGACATCGTAATCTCTGTGTCACAATATGGACTCATAAATGTTGGTCATTATAGCCACAGAAAATGTCTTTATTGTACTGTCATGGGCGGTGAAAGCTGTTTTATAGCTTGAAATTCTTTCGTAATGTAGCTATCAAAACTGAATTATGGTTGTTTTTAAGTAAGCAATGTGAgacattaaaatcaaaatttcaaaacaaagtaaccaaaacattaatgcAATAATATTAGCGACGGCATTAGCTGGGTGCACCTGTGGAGGGGCGGGAGAAATTTAAGCTGCGCGTGCAATCAGAAATAGATATATTTAGTatgagtacatatacataaatacatacagatataGAGTTGAgatgtatttttgaatatatgtatgtatataagaagcTATTCATAACGGATTTGTTATGAATATGCTTTAAAAATAGTCTCTAgctataataataaattgaaaagttatataaacatttacttatgaaaaaaaatttccgcTCTTCTCCTTCCAGATGGACGCCAAGAAAAGTCCACTCGCACTGTTGGCACAAACTTGCTCACAAATTGGCGCTGATTCGTCGGCAGTCAAGCCATTACTCGCTATGGATAAATCAAAGAAGTCTGCATCTTCATCTTCGTCATCCACCTCATCGAATGCCAGTACGGACATGAGCGCTTCCAAGTCGCCAACACAGGCTAAATCACCGAAATCCACCACACCAAATACCACCGAGGTGAAGTTGGCATTTAAGCCCTACGAAACAAATGTACTAAGCGCTCAAAACCACAATACATTCAAGTCATCGTCCTCAACGACTGTGGACGAGCAACGACCCAGCTCAAAATGCTCCTCTAGCGGTGGTGTAGATAACAATACACGTGTGCCCTCACGCAACAAATCCAATTGTACACCAGAATCACATGCCATCAAAATGGAGAATATGCATGGTATTACACCGACACCAAGTGATAATAATCGCAAAACTGTGTCTCCCGCCGGTTCTTCACAACGTGGCGCCAGCCCCATTGTACGTTCCGGTATGGAAGTACTGAATAATAGCAACGGTTCTGCCACGCACCCGAAGGAGATGAGCAGTATGGCTGCGGcagccgctgctgctgctgctgcttacAAAGCGGCCGGTCCATATGGCATTAATCCATTATCGGCGCTCTGCTGTCCCCCCGGTATGGAGCAACATGCCAATCCCGCTTTCCGCCCACCGTTTGCCGGCGGCTTCTCACACCATCACGCAGCAATGTTAGCCGCTGCTGCTGCAAGCGGCGGTTACCCAGGCGGTCCCAATGGTCCGGGCTCCCAACCCAATCCCTACATCAGCTATCAACGCATCAAGACACCATCCGGCGGTGAGGCTATTGTACCCGTTTGCAAGGATCCCTACTGTCCCGGCTGCCCGTACTCGGCACATACGCAACAAATGCTTATGGGTGCACCGTGTCCAGCTGGTTGCACACAATGTGAACATCAAAAATACGGCATGGCAATGATGGGCGGCGCCGCTGGTCTCCCACCGAGTCATCCTTACTCGCAagccgccgctgctgctgccgctagTGCTGCTGCGGCGCGCTCAGCGCCATATGTCTGCAGTTGGGTGATAGGTGACGCTTATTGTGGCAAACGTTTCCAGACCTCCGACGAACTGTTCTCACATCTGCGCACGCACACCGGTAATCTCTCGGATCCagctgctgccgccgccgctTTGGCTCAGTCACAGGCACAATCATTGTTGGGCACACTTTTCCCACCATCAGCACTCCGCGCCGGATATCCAACACCACCTCTAAGTCCAATGAGCGCTGCTGCTGCAGCACGCTATCATCCTTATGCCAAACCCGGTGGCATACCAGCTAGCGCGTTGACTGCACCATCCGCCTTCGGCATGACTGGCTTTAATCCCGCAGCGGCTGCTGCAGCAGCGGCTTTGGGACCCTACTACTCGCCCTATGCGATGTATGGTCAACGCATTGGCTCGGCAGCGGTGCATCAGTAAGCGATTGCTATAGCGAAGCTGAAGCGCGATAAATGCTGACAACAAGGCTAGTCAAGGAGAACGAAAGGCTAACCGTGTGATCTTTGAGTGAGGCGCGTGCGCACATGTCGACCGTGAGGCCAACAGTGAGTGAGGCATAGGCATGGTGGGCCGCGCACTCGGTTACAATATGCATACCAAAAACATGAAAGCGaaataaaacagaaacaaaGATCTGAAAATGAAGTTggaaattgcagaaaaaaggcaaaaaaatataaaacacaaaaaacgttaaaaaatgaTTAATACAAAATTGCgtttcaaaaaaagtataaaaccgtatgaaaaaatttcaatttgagaATGCGCTATTGTTGCGATCGTTTTACACTGTGATACTAAAATGTAGTTGGATGCTAGGCTTATTAGGTTTTAAATGATGAACATATgacttacacacacatgcatacatgcatcgatatatatatgtgtatacgcatatgtatttgtgagcAAAAAcgtaaaaagtaattaaagtttttaGTTGTAAAATGCAGCCAaagcatttctttttcaaataaccATGAAACCTTAACAAAAACAATCACATTAACTAGTTTTTTGTtactattaatttaatatatatatatatatatatgtaatatgtctGTACGTTTTGcctttaattatataattttaagcgTGAAAATTGtgaattagttttttgtttagTATCGAAAGCGCACACAAAGGCCTTTCGCTTacagtttatttgttttaatggcttttaaaaatttaatttagctatgtaataaatgtaatatacatacatgcatacatgcatagatgaaaacatgaaaaacttGAAATATCCACTTACAATCCATGTTTAACTGCATATGAAGCgcttgtatgtgtttatataattCAAACAGATTTCCATAAAACGAAATATAAAGAGTCAAAAACTTCAACTACAAACTTGATGGAATAATTAGTTTTCATTTtgcaattaaatgaaaataataaatataaatattaaacaataaacGTTAGtcttttaattatattcatTGGAAACGAGGAATTGGCAGTTGCTTATTTCCTCCTAAAAATAACACAATCTCGTTGGGGAAGCAAAAAACTGTTGTTTactattcaaacaaaaatgtgtgagtggacaacaaaaaattataaaataaagaaaactctGAAGGTAGGAAAAagacttaaatttaaatatggttGCCATATTTACCTTGAATTTAAAAGCTCTAAGCCCTTCTACTGGAATCAACGTAATCTTTTGACTTATGCCCACTTTAGAACTGAAAACATATGACTACTCTAGTTAAAGGCTCAGTAAGGGTTGCTTTAAGAAacatatatactactgtgatcaaattgaaaatttttaatttatacttcgaaTCGGTACATTtatctgtaagttggtagtactgttagtgacatctatgctaaatttcacgccaaaatattgattagtatatgagatacgcgtcgttttgaaatgttctaaaagtgaattcaCCACATTCGCCCGATgcaccttcgtgtaacttctggctattcagcaaactcaaatgaccACTCCGAGGCACAATTTTgcctcaattgaggatataaaagctgaatcgaagagggctctgatggccataacgacggaggatttttctaAGTGCTTtaatgactggaaaattcgttggcataagtgtattgcagcgggtggggattactttgaaggataTAAATTGAAccaaattcacctttcaatttgatcacctAGATCACCAGATCCCTAGAGGCCAAGTAAAACCCAAAACAGAGACATCCAAAATATGTCTTCATAAAGTAATGGACATACTCGTAATCTTAAAGAAGAGAAGTACTATttccagaaaacattttattgatatttccTACTCTCAAATATGGTAACAAAAGTAAAGTCTTGGGGTCAGTTATGTTTGAGGTATTAGCCGCTATCAGGTTGATTTGTAACCATGTGACTTTATTGGTGACGTAATACTTAAATAAGAACtgaaactttttatatttagaaataaatttcaaatatcctgtaaattacatattttaaattaaaaagtgttaATTAGTTTGATTAGTAACTTGAAAAAGTCATCGCAGTGACTCTGGGCTTTTGTATCACACTTTTAGAGACCTGCAAGTCAAGCCGATGTAACATTTCTGCGCGGATCTCACGCAAAGAGGCTTCAGCTGTGGTAAagagcaaattttatttattcatttgaaGGCGTGGAATCAGGTTCCCACTTATAAACTTTCTCATTCTACTCCGATTATAAATGCTCTTATCTTTTGTGGCACTACCGACAGGCTCAGCGGTTACCTCATTCTCAGCTAACATTCGTTTGAAATCTGATaacagaaaacgaaaaaaaacttcggttgcacccttCTCAAATAAACGaattgtagtttttattttgattggtcagtttgtatagcagatATGTGCCTTAGTAGTCCCatcaaacaaaacaaattatttgtggATTATACCGTTGGCTTGGGTAATATTATAgcccaaattttgtgaagatatctagtcAAATAAGAAACTTCTACATACTCTACAAAACTCGTGCATAATATTTTCGAATGATCCTTTATTTGTAAGGTTCGGTTGTTCAGTAGTCGGTCGATATCGGCGGTTGCACGCAATCGACAGGAGAAACGGCCGCCAGGATAATTTCAGATCGGTAGCCCAAGAACTGAGAATTACCTCGCGGATATACCGATAGTCAGCCGGATAtgactaaattgactcagctctgtactttagatatatatacattagatatatgtaaatagtataAAACAAACTTCGTAGCAATCTTAATATACcttattcagggtataaaatggGTCTAAGGTATAGAGCTTATTCAAAGTCTGATTCATCcgattttacaattattttatatggTATTACTGAGTATGGTTTTGATGATCAACACTTTTCTCCTCTTCAGATGGGACTGTCTCTCACTGATTCTGTGCTTTCAACGTCCAGCGTTTTCGAGTTAATTTCGACAAGactgaaaaaatcattttttagcATCGACaggatttttttatacatataagtaatTATTGTCTTTCTGCCAAAGATCGAATATCATTGCATTAAAGCTGTTCATCTTTTAATGCTATCCAAGAATCAAGCCATTTCTCTATGTCGTCTTGAGAGTAGAACTGCTTCTGATCAGACCAtgtgccatcgaatgaaaaaataacaataatggTGTAATATCTGGGAATATGGTGGATGAGGTAGAGTTTACCATTTAAGCGTAGCCAGGTAGGTTTTAATGGGTTTGGCAACATGAGACCGAGCGTTGTCATGCCGCGGAATCACTTTTTCGTGTCTCTCCTGGTATTGGGGCCGCTTTTAGGTATCGTTGGAGAAGCTTATAATAAATAACGCCGGCCTGGTCGCACCAAATGCACAGCACAAATTTAGCAATGGGAATATTTGGCCGAGACGACGTTGTTAAATGACCATGACCGGTCAGTCTGCATGACTTCATATCCCGTGAATTACTGTGATGAATCTACGATTCTATGTAAGTATATGCATCACACGATACATACGCTTTGCTTTTCGCCGTAAGAGAAATTGTCCACAGGTGAAACGGTCGCTTGGTTTCAAATCATAAAGAACCCAAATTCCTTGTTTGTGAATAATACCCAGCGTATTTAGTTTCTTTGAAATGGCTTGGCGGGTGACTCCCAGTGCTGAAGAAAGCTCTTTTTGTGTTTGAAAGAGTCCTTCATTGAGCAACGTCTCCAAATTAGTTTGGAATCTCCCAAAGTTTTTGGGCAAGTTTTACGTGGCTGCGAAATCGCCATCTTTGAAGCGACGAAACCCATCACGGCACGTTCTTTCGCTTGGGCCAGCATCTCTGTTAACTATTTGGAGTTCCTGATGGGGTTGAGCCGCCGATTTGTTTGACTGAAAGGAGAAAAAGCATTTTCCCCAATTTACGATTATTCGGCAAAATATCGGACAAATTCGCACAACTAAAAATATATGACACATAAGCAGAATCACCAAAGTGGAAACACAGTTACTTTTTCAaatgtctaggctaagtttattACGTTTTGGATGCATCAAAATCGATCACCACTAACTGCTCTGgtgatctttaaaaaatataaacttccctttaacaaaaagtattaaaaagtaataattttagaaattcttattttgtctttaattttattaagcaaAAATCAGTTTACGAGTAATCATCGTCTGACAATGAAGATCGTTCCCTGATCCATTATGGTATTCCACTCTGAAATAGATTTATATATCCGcatatatttccatatacatatgtacatacatatatacatgcatctATTCCGACTACATTTCTGGTCTCCAACAATCAGTTGTCAACCGAAAAATAGTCACAATAACCTAGTGCACCATTATGGCGCTgatcataaaaatgaaatcgcATACGTGAATTCactcataaataaattaatagtgacaatttccaattgatttgaaaaaattatcatcaTTCGAGTGTCGTACTCAAGCGGAACGAGCGATAGATACCAACATATGAATTACTGAAAtaaccgctttgttgttgtggcttttGTAAGCATTCATAACAAACACAATAATGTTTacttatattgtttttgtacataagtatatataatcacaatttcattttcaaatgcGATGACAGTGATTTTTAATGCCTTTTATTCCTAATTTCAGCAATTTAGCTCCCATGAGCGCCGCGCGCATAAACATAAATACAATTTGATTAGGTTCGCGTTCGATTGTCAAAAGTGGATTTGTGTGTGCCGGtgtgttgttgtatatttaagCGACACTATTACACGTACACACGCTTCGTTTCATTATGTTATGCACGTTTGTGGCTAGAAGTTTTTATGACTGACAGCTGCTGAAAGCGCACACAGTGCACAATCGGCTGTTCGGATATGCCCGCCCTCTGTCCCACTTCTCTTGTAGTTTATGATTTTTGGTGCGCCTTTTTTATTgtcatttagctgaatttatttattaattcaattaCTATGCCATTACTGTGCCTGAGTTCGCTGATTTTATctgtgttgttgctattgtagttTTGTAAACGGTTTTATTTCTATTGTCAATTGTTGTGATGTGGCTGCCTAGGCACTTTGCGTCGCCTGACATGAATAGGTAATTTGCTTTCGAAGCTTGCAACCCGTTCCGCTTG
Proteins encoded in this region:
- the LOC120768454 gene encoding zinc finger protein Noc, translated to MVVLEGGGGVVTIGNNQYLQPDYLSPIPTTMDAKKSPLALLAQTCSQIGADSSAVKPLLAMDKSKKSASSSSSSTSSNASTDMSASKSPTQAKSPKSTTPNTTEVKLAFKPYETNVLSAQNHNTFKSSSSTTVDEQRPSSKCSSSGGVDNNTRVPSRNKSNCTPESHAIKMENMHGITPTPSDNNRKTVSPAGSSQRGASPIVRSGMEVLNNSNGSATHPKEMSSMAAAAAAAAAAYKAAGPYGINPLSALCCPPGMEQHANPAFRPPFAGGFSHHHAAMLAAAAASGGYPGGPNGPGSQPNPYISYQRIKTPSGGEAIVPVCKDPYCPGCPYSAHTQQMLMGAPCPAGCTQCEHQKYGMAMMGGAAGLPPSHPYSQAAAAAAASAAAARSAPYVCSWVIGDAYCGKRFQTSDELFSHLRTHTGNLSDPAAAAAALAQSQAQSLLGTLFPPSALRAGYPTPPLSPMSAAAAARYHPYAKPGGIPASALTAPSAFGMTGFNPAAAAAAAALGPYYSPYAMYGQRIGSAAVHQ